The Porphyrobacter sp. LM 6 sequence ATCACCGCGAGATCGTCGATGGTGCAGGCGTTGGGCTCCTCGCACACGAGCGTGCCCTTGCCGACCACCGCGCCGCGCAGATCGCCTTCGCCGGCTTCCGCCCAGCTCAAGTAGATCGTGCGGCGATAGAGAAGATCGGATGCTTCCGAGGGCAGGAAGGCGATGTCCCCCAGGCCGCCCTGACCGCCATAGGCGACCGTCGGAACTCCGGTCACCGTGCCGGTGGTGCCGGTGGCGGTATCGATGAACTTCACCGCGCCCGCCTTTTCGGTCACGAACAGCACCGACGTCCCGGGCGCGAAGGCCATCGCCCAGGGTTCCTCGAAGCCCGCGACATCGGTCACTTCGAAGGGCGCTGCATCGGCGGCAACCGCGGCTGCGGTTTCCCCCGTTTCGGCGTTCGCGCAGCTTGCCACCATCATGGCGGGGAGAGAAAGAGCAGCAATCAAACGGGCAGAACGGATCATGCTAGGGGTCACTCCGGGTTTCATGGTTGCGAGCGAACCGCTCGTCATCGGGGTCGACGAGGCGGGCCGCGGGCCGCTCGCCGGGCCGGTGGTGGCTGCGGCGGTGGTGCTGGGGGGCGCGATACCTGCGGGGCTCGACGATTCCAAGCGCCTTTCCGCCAAACGCCGCGCTGTGCTCGATCTGGCGATCCGTGAGACCTGTTGCTGGGCCCTGGCGGTGGTGGAGGCCGACGAGATCGACCGGCTCAATATCTTCCAGGCGACCATGCTGGGGATGACCCGCGCGGTCGCCAGCCTCACTGCGGCGCTCGATGCGGCGGTGGGCGAGGTGCTGATCGATGGCAACATGACCCCCGCCGGACGCTGCGCCGATTGGTGCTGGCCGGCGCGCGCGATTGTCGGCGGGGACGGGATCGAACCGGCGATCTCCGCCGCCTCGATCATCGCCAAGGAATGGCGCGACCGGATGATGCTGGAAGCAGCCAGCCAGCACCCGCACTACGGCTGGGAGCGCAACAAGGGTTACGGCACCGCCGAGCATATCGAGGCGCTGCGCCTCCACGGCCCGACTCCGCTCCACCGCCGCAGCTTTGCGCCGGTATCGCAGTTGCCGCTGATCTGATCGCAATTTTTCGCCGATGATTGCCTGCGGGTGAGTCCTGCGCGCCACACCGCTGCATATCGAGTCCCCGGGGGTGGAGCGGACTCAACATCTTGTGCCGGTCCTGCTTCGTTCCGCGCTCTTTACACGGCGTTAACCATAAGCGGCGCAAAATTAGGCGCTTGACGCGGACTCCTCGAAGACTCATGCCTGTGGATAAGTTGCAAGCAAAACCAGGCGGAGCCACCAGCGTGAGCGTGATAGAAAAGACGAAGTTGCGGGAAAAAAGCGCTGTAAAAGCGCCAAAAATTGCGCCCGCGCTCGATCTGCCGCTGGGCCGTATCCTGCCGGGTGACTGTATCGAGGCGATGCGTTCGCTGCCCTCGGCCAGCGTTGATCTCGTGTTCGCCGATCCGCCCTATAACCTCCAGCTTGGCGGCGATCTCAATCGCCCGGATGGAAGCCATGTCGATGCGGTGACCGATCACTGGGACCAGTTCGACAGCATGGCAGCCTATGACAAGTTCACCCGCGAATGGCTGACCGAGGCGCGCCGCGTGCTCAAGCCCGATGGCGCACTGTGGGTGATCGGCAGCTACCACAATATCTTCCGCGTCGGCGCGATCTTGCAGGATCTGGGCTTCTGGATCCTCAACGATATCGTCTGGCGCAAGACCAATCCGATGCCCAATTTCAAGGGCACGCGCTTCACCAACGCGCATGAAACGCTGATCTGGGCGAGCATGGGCGAGAAGTCGCGCTACCACTTCAATTACCGCGCGATGAAGACGCTCAACGACGAGCTTCAGATGCGTTCGGACTGGGTGCTGCCGATCTGCTCGGGCGGTGAACGCCTGAAGGAAGATGGCAAGAAGGCCCACCCGACCCAGAAGCCCGAGGCGCTGCTCTATCGCGTGCTGCTGGCGACGACCGAGAAGGGCGACGTGGTGCTCGATCCCTTCTTCGGCACCGGCACCACCGGCGCCGTCGCCAAGCGTCTGGGCCGCGAATGGATCGGCTGCGAGCGTGAGGACTTCTATCGCGGCGTCGCCGAAAAGCGGATCGCGCGCGAACTGCCGCTTGATGAAAGCGCGCTCACCACGATGCAATCGGCCCGCACCGCGCCCAAGGTGGCGTTCGGCGCGGTGGTCGAGAACGGGCTGATCCCGCCGGGTTCCAAGGTTTTCGACAAGAAGCGCCGCTGGATTGCCACGGTGCGCGCCGATGGCAGCCTCGAATGCGACGGCAAGACCGGATCGATCCACGGCCTCGGCAAGGAGGTGCAGGGTGCGCCTTCATGCAATGGCTGGGCCTTCTGGCACTACGAAGTGCCGGGGGTTTCCCGGGGCGATGTCCAGCCGATCGATGCCGCGCGTCAGCTCTACCTGCTCGCCAGCGAGGACTGATTCCCCTAGGGGAATGACATGGCCGCCTCCGTCTATCTCCAGCCGATCACGCTCGTCTCAGGCCCGCAGGCGGTGGAGGGCGGCGCGGTGCGGCTGGGCGGCTCGATGGCTTATGCCCGCGAATTCGCGCTGGTGGTGCGAAGCGCGGATTGTGCGGTGACGGGGCGCACGGTGTTCACGCCCGAGGCTTTCGAACAGGCGATTGCCCCGCTCCCCGATGCTCTGGCGGCAGAAGCCCGCCAGCAATGGGCCAACCTCGCGAGGGTTCATGCCCCGCTGCAACTGGGCGCACGCACTATCCGGCTCGATCAGCCGCAGGTGATGGGCATCCTCAACGTCACGCCTGACAGCTTCTCCGATGGCGGCCAGCACGAGGCCGCCGAGGCAGGGCGCGCCCATGCCGCAGCCATGCTTGAGGCGGGCGCGGCGATCATCGATATCGGGGGCGAAAGCACGCGGCCCGGTGCCTCGGCCACCTTCGAGGACGAAGAAATCCGCCGGGTTCTGCCCGCAGTCGAATACTGCTCTGCGATGGGCGCGGCGATTAGCGTCGATACCCGGCGCGCGGGCGTGTTGCAGGCGGCGCTGGGGGCAGGCGCGCATATGGCGAACGACGTTTCGGCATTGCGTTATGACCCGCGCAGCATCGAGGTGGTGGCAGCGAGCGCCTGCCAGGTGGTGCTGATGCACGCGCCGGGCGCAGGCGAGGATCTGCACAAGGGCGGCGACTATTCCGACGTGGTGAGCACGGTGTTCGACTTCCTCAAGGATGCCCGCGCCCGCGCCATCGCCGCGGGCATCGCCGAGGAGCGCATCATCCTTGATCCCGGCATCGGCTTCGGCAAATCGCTCGCTGAAAACCTATCTCTGATCAATACCTTGCCGCTGTTCCATGCGCTCGGCAGCCCGCTGCTGCTCGGGGTGAGCCGCAAGCGCATGATCGGCGCGCTCTCAGCCGAGGAGGACGCCGATGCGCGGCTTGCCGGATCGATTGCGCTGGCGGTGAAGGGCATGGAGGCGGGCGTCCACCTGCTGCGCGTGCATGACGTGGGCGAGACGGTGCAGGCGCGCAACGTGTGGCGCGGCCTGCGCGATGCGGCGCTGACCGATTTCAGCCAGTTCCCCCCGCTCTGACACGCTCTGACCGGGCCTTTCGCGGCCGTCGCGGCTGTGTCATGGAGCGCGGTCAGAACATCGCCGTTCTAGCGAATCCCCGAGGAGTTTCCCGATGCGCCTGTCGCTGCTTGCCGCCACCGCTCTTGCCGCCGCCGGATTTGCTGCCGCGCCGCTGCTGGCCGATAACCACGCAGCCCGGAGCGATGTGCCCGATAGCGTCAGCCTCTCGCCCGACCAGCTGCTCGCCCCCTATTATGCCGAGCTGCGCAAGAAGGTGGCGATGCCCGAAGCCGGGCCGAACCCCGCTCTCAGCCCCTCGACGACGCTGACCCGCATCGCCTTTGGCAGCTGCAACCACCAGTCCGCGCCGCAGCATATGTGGGCGCAGATCGCCTCGGCCAATCCGCAGCTGTTCCTGATGATCGGCGACAATGTCTATGGCGACAACGGCTGGGATGGCGATGCCGGGCTTGAGAGCCTGCGCGCCTCCTATGCACTCCAGGCTTCGCACCCCGAATTCGCCGGTTTTCGCGCCAAGCACCCGATGATGGCGACCTGGGACGATCACGACTTCGGCCTCAACGATGCAGGCGGCAGTTTCCCGATGCGCCGCTGGGCCGAGGAGCTGTTCGAGAGCTTCTGGGGATCATCCGATGCGGTGCGCGCGCGTCCGGGCATCTACGACAGCACCATCACAGGGCCTGAGGGCAAGCGCGTGCAGGTGATCCTGCTCGATACGCGCTTCTTCCGCTCGGATTTGAAGCGCATGGCATGGACCAAAGATCGCCCGCCGCTGGGCGGCTATCTGCCCGATGACAGCGCGGGCAAGACCGTGCTCGGCGCCGATCAATGGGCGTGGCTGGCGGCTGAGCTGGCGAAGCCTGCCGATGTGCGGATCGTCGTCTCTTCGACGCAGGTGATCACCCAGGCGCACCAGTTCGAAGGCTGGACCAATTTCCCGGCGGAACGCACCAGGCTGCTCGACATGCTGGCCGGGCGCGAGGCGAGCGGGCTGGTGATCCTCTCGGGCGATCGCCATGCGGCGGGCATCTACAAGACCGAACACAAGGGCGAGACGATGTGGGAGCTGACCAGCTCGTCGCTCAACCTCACGTTCGGCAGCGATACCGAACGCAGCACCGCGCGCGAGCCTGATCCGACCCGCATTTCGCCCTTCTTCCCGATCGAGAATTACGGGCTGATCGACATCGACTGGAAGGGCAAGGGCCTGACCATGACGCTCAAGGGCAACACCAGCGCGACGCTGGCGGAGCAGCGCTTCAGCTGGTAATGTTTTGCAAATGTTCCACGTGGAACATTTTCGGCGATGTTGGAATGGCGCAAAAAACCTCTGTTATTTCAGAGGGTAAACCCGCCGTCTGAAACCATCACGTGGCCGGTAATGTTGGAACTGGCGTCGCTCAGCAGGTAGAGGATGCTGTCCGCCATCTCGTCCGAGGTGGCGAAACGGCCGAGCGGCGTGGTCTTGGACATCGCCTTCAAGGTCGCCTCGCGCCCGATCCGTTCGACCGAGGCGCGGAAATCCTCGCCCCCGTCCCAGATCGCGGTATCGACGCCGCCGGGCGCTATCGCATTGACGCGAATGCCGTGCTTGGCGCTCTCGGCAGCGGCGATGCGCGCCATGTGGGCGACGGCCGCCTTGGCGACACCATAAGGGCCGATGCCCGGCACCGGCTTCAATCCGGTGGTCGAGGAGACGACAACCGCGCTGCCGCCGCGCGCTGCCATGGCCCGCAAGGCGGCGGCCAGCGTCAGGAACGCACCATCAAGGTTCACGGCCATCACACGGCGCCATTCAGCGAAGGAAATCGATGCAATCGGGCCGCCCGAACCGATACCTGCGTTGACCACGGCATGGTCTAGACCGGTCAAGAGGGGGTCTAGACCCACCCAAAGCGCCTCTTCGGCGACGCTGCCGACCACGCGGTGCACTTCGCACCCCGGAAGCTCGAGCGCATCCAGCCCCGCACCATCGACATCGACGAGGATCAGCTTGGCCGCACCCCGCGCCGCCAGCGCCCGCGCACACGCCGCCCCGATTCCCGAAGCCGCCCCGGTGACGAGCGCCGAGCGCCCTGCAAAGTCCTGAATCTGTGTCATGCCGGCGCGCTAGGCGCGCACGGCCCGCCGATCAAGCCGCGTTGTCGATCCCGAGATCGCTGAGCTTGCGGTAGAGCGTCGAACGCCCGATCCCGAGGCGCCGCGCCACTTCGGTCATGCGGCCGCGGTAATGGCCGATGGCGAGGCGGATCACGTCAGCCTCGATCTCTTCCAGCGGGCGCAGGTTGCCGTCGGGGGTGTAGAGCATGATGCCCACGCCTTCGTGCGTGTTCGCATGGCTCGCGCCGCTCTGCTCGCCGAGCATTTCGGACAGTTGCGGGAAGCTTTCCTCGGTGAGCGTGTTGCCTTCGCAATAGACCGCCGCGCGGAACAGCACGGATTGCAGCTGGCGGACATTGCCCGGCCAGTCGTAGGCGGCCAGCAGGCCCAGCGCGCTTTCGGAGATCGAAAGGTGGTTGAGGCCCGGCTGTTCGCCGATGCGGGCAAGGAAATGGCGGGTCAGCGCCGGAATATCGCCGGTGCGCTCGCGCAAGGGCGGCAGCACGATGCGGGTCGCGCTGAGGCGGCTCGCCAGATCGGCGTCGAACTGGCCGGCCTCAACCATCCGGTCGAGCCCGACATTGCTGGTGACGAGCAGCCGCACATCGACGCGGAAGCCATAGGTCGCACCCACCGGGCGGATGATCCCGCTGGTCAGCGCGTCGATCAAGCGCTGTTGCAGCGCGGGAGTAAGCCGGTCGATCTCGTCGAGCACCAGCGTGCCGCCGTCGCAATGCTGGAACGCGCCGATCTGGCGATCAAACGCGCCGGGGAAGCTGCCGGGTTCGTGCCCGAACAGCACCGAATCGATCGAGCCGGTCGGGATCGAGGCGAGGTTGATGATCCGCAGCGGCTCCTTGGCGCGCGGGGATGCGCTGTGCATCGCGCGCATCAGCATTTCCTTGCCGGTGCCGCTTTCGCCTTCGATCAGCACATGGCCGTGGCCGCGCGCGGCCTTGGCGGCCTGCGCCAGCGCGGCGCGGAACGGCGGGGCGGTGCCGATCATCGCATCGAAATCGAGGCTGGCCGACATCTTCTCGGTCAGCGGGGCGAGCTCGTCACGCTCGGTCTGGCGGGTGGTGGCGGCGCGCAGCGCATCCATCAGCCTGTCGGGCGAAACGGGCTTGACCAGATAGTCACTCGCGCCCGCCCGCATCGCTTCAACCGCGAGCAGCGGCGAGGCGCTGGTGGTGAGCATCAGGATCGGCAGGGCCGGGCGGCGGGCCTTCAGTTCGGCGATCAGCGTGCAGGCATCATCGCCCGGCACCCACTGATCGAGCAGGATCGCGGACAGCTGCATCCCTTCGCGCGTGCCCAGCACGGCGATCGCGGTATCGGCATCGGTGGCAACGATCGTGCGCCAGCCTTCGCGCGCGGCGATGGCGGTGATCAGGCGCGACTGTGCGGGCTCATCATCGATGAGCAACACGATTCGCGCATCGGCGTGCGCATCGGGGTGGCAATCCATATCTGCCATCGGTCCTGCCGCTCGCTTCTCCTTCGCCCGGCGTTCAATCCGGGGATGACCCAATCGCTTGTGCATAGAGCGCGGAGGTAAAGACGGGATTAAGGCTGTTGGCAGGTGGTGCAGGGGTGGCCGGATCGGGCGCTGTGCCAGCCTCTCATTAAAGGTGACTTGAGCGGGCGGCTGTGCTTCGATACGGGGGCAGGCAGAAAAATCATCACCGCCAGTTTTGCTGCAACTAATTGCGGCCTGCGGTGTTCAACAGCCCAAGGGGAAGAGATCATGACCGCTCAAGATATGGATAAGGCCGAAGCGACTTACGGTGGCTTCATCGCGACGCTGAAGTGGACGGTGCCGCTGATCGCCGTCATCGCTTTCGTCGTCGTCGCGCTGATCGCTGAATAAGCCGCAGCGCACGTGAAGATCGCCATCCTCAAGGAGCGCGCCTCGGGCGAGACGCGCGTCGCCGCCACGCCGGAAACGGTGAAGAAGTTTGCTGCCCTCGGCCTCGAGGTCGCGGTCGAGAAAGGCGCGGGCGAGACCGCGTCGGTCGAAGACGCGGCCTATGCCGAAGCGGGCGCGAGCCTCGGCACCGCAGCCGCGACGGTCAAGGATGCCGATATCGTGCTGGGCATTCAGGCCCCCGATGTGAAGCTGCTCAAGGGCGCCAAGCCCGGCGCATGGGTGGCGGCGCTGTTCGATCCCTTCACCAAGCGTGACGTGGTCGATGCCTATGCGGCGGCGGGCCTCGAGGCGCTGAGCATGGAATTCATGCCGCGTATCACCCGCGCGCAGTCGATGGACGTGCTCTCCTCGCAGTCGAACCTTGCGGGGTACAAGGCGGTGCTGGCGGCAGCGGATGCCTATGGTCGCGCCTTCCCGATGATGATGACCGCAGCCGGCACAGTGCAGGCCGCGCGCGCCTTCATCATGGGTGTGGGGGTTGCCGGCCTTCAGGCAATCGCCACCGCGCGGCGCCTGGGCGCACAGGTCTCCGCGACCGACGTGCGCTCGGCCACCAAGGAGCAGATCCAGTCGCTGGGTGCCAAGCCGATCTTCGTCGAGAATGTCGCTGGCATCGAAGGCGAAGGTTCGGGCGGCTATGCCACCGAAATGAGCGAGGAATACCAGAAGGCGCAGGCCGAACTGGTTAGCGCGCACATCGCCAAGCAGGACATCGTGATCACCACAGCGCTGATCCCGGGCCGCGCCGCGCCGCGCCTCATCACCGACGCACAGATCGCGACGATGAAGCCCGGCAGCGTGATCTTCGATCTCGCGGTGGCGCAGGGCGGCAACGTGGAAGGCTCGAAGGCGGACGAGGTCGTGATCAAGCACGGCGTCAAGATCATCGGCTATTCGAACACCCCCGCCGCGCTCCCCGCCGACGCCTCGGCGTTGTTTGCGCGCAACCACTACAACTTCCTCAGCGCCTTCTGGGACAAGGAGCAGGGCAAGCCCGTGCTCGACGAGGAAATCGGCAATGCGATCCGGCTGACGCAGGGCGGCAAGGTGGTCAACGAACGGCTGCTGGGGTGAAGACGTTCACGTGGCTCTTCGCCGCGATGCTCGCGGCGTTCATGCCTGCCGCAGCGCAGGCGCGGCTGCTGCTGCCGTTCTGGACCATGGCCGATTACCAGCCGACCGCTCCGACGAATGTGGCGCACGATTTTGCGGGCCAGCTGTTCGCGGTGCCGATGCTGCCGGCAACGATGTTCACCCTCTCGGAGGATGTGTTCCAGGATAACGGCCGCATTGCCGCACCGGCAGGGACGCAGCTGGTCGGTCTCGCATTCGTGCGCGGCGGGGCCTGCGCGATCTTCCCGCCCAAGCTCGCCGCAGGCGCCGCGATCATGGCCTGGGGCGCGGATCGCCACCTGTGCTTTGTGGACGAGGGCCAGGACGGCACCTTCGACAAGTATTTCTTCCGGCAGGGCGACAAGCAGGGCTTTTTCAATGCCTTCCAGACGATGCCGGCCGAGCTGGCGGTGCTGACCGGCGGCAAGTACGCCAAGACTGACAACACCCAAATGGACGGCAAGTTGACATGGTCGGTCACCGCGCAGAAGTGCAAGGAGATCGACCGCAAGACCAAGCCGCGGCTGCGCTGCCGGGTCTATATCGGGCTCGGCATCACTAAACCCAACGGCAACCCGCTTGGCTCCGCCACGCTGACTTACGGGCGGCAGTTCGATCTGTTTCCCAAGGAAAGCGAGAACCTTGTCGAATTCTTCGGCATGAAGCTCACCGCGAATGCGGCGGGCCCAGGCCAGATCACCTACGAATTGACGCAGCCCCAGCGCAATCTTGCGTTTCTGCTGCGCTAACCAGAGAGAGCCCATGGACTTCATCTCAATCCTTTCGATCTTCGTGCTGGCCTGTTTCGTGGGCTATTACGTGGTGTGGTCGGTGACCCCGGCGCTGCACACCCCGCTGATGGCGGTAACCAACGCGATCTCCTCGGTGATCATCGTCGGCGCGCTGATCGCTTCGGCCGAGGCCGCGAGCCCGATCGCCAAGTATCTCGGCCTGTTCGGGGTGGTGCTTGCCAGCATCAACATCTTCGGCGGCTTCGCGGTGACCGAGCGCATGCTCGCGATGTACAAGAAGAAGGAGAAGTAAGAGATGACCTTCTCCATCCTTTCCGCAGCGGCACACGGCGGCGGCACCCCGGCCTGGGCGATGCTCGCCTATCTCGTCGCGGGCGTGTTCTTCATCCTCGCGCTGCGCGGACTTTCGAGCCCGGCCACCTCGCGCACCGGCAACCGCAACGGCATGATCGGCATGGCGCT is a genomic window containing:
- a CDS encoding ribonuclease HII is translated as MLGVTPGFMVASEPLVIGVDEAGRGPLAGPVVAAAVVLGGAIPAGLDDSKRLSAKRRAVLDLAIRETCCWALAVVEADEIDRLNIFQATMLGMTRAVASLTAALDAAVGEVLIDGNMTPAGRCADWCWPARAIVGGDGIEPAISAASIIAKEWRDRMMLEAASQHPHYGWERNKGYGTAEHIEALRLHGPTPLHRRSFAPVSQLPLI
- a CDS encoding site-specific DNA-methyltransferase gives rise to the protein MSVIEKTKLREKSAVKAPKIAPALDLPLGRILPGDCIEAMRSLPSASVDLVFADPPYNLQLGGDLNRPDGSHVDAVTDHWDQFDSMAAYDKFTREWLTEARRVLKPDGALWVIGSYHNIFRVGAILQDLGFWILNDIVWRKTNPMPNFKGTRFTNAHETLIWASMGEKSRYHFNYRAMKTLNDELQMRSDWVLPICSGGERLKEDGKKAHPTQKPEALLYRVLLATTEKGDVVLDPFFGTGTTGAVAKRLGREWIGCEREDFYRGVAEKRIARELPLDESALTTMQSARTAPKVAFGAVVENGLIPPGSKVFDKKRRWIATVRADGSLECDGKTGSIHGLGKEVQGAPSCNGWAFWHYEVPGVSRGDVQPIDAARQLYLLASED
- the folP gene encoding dihydropteroate synthase gives rise to the protein MAASVYLQPITLVSGPQAVEGGAVRLGGSMAYAREFALVVRSADCAVTGRTVFTPEAFEQAIAPLPDALAAEARQQWANLARVHAPLQLGARTIRLDQPQVMGILNVTPDSFSDGGQHEAAEAGRAHAAAMLEAGAAIIDIGGESTRPGASATFEDEEIRRVLPAVEYCSAMGAAISVDTRRAGVLQAALGAGAHMANDVSALRYDPRSIEVVAASACQVVLMHAPGAGEDLHKGGDYSDVVSTVFDFLKDARARAIAAGIAEERIILDPGIGFGKSLAENLSLINTLPLFHALGSPLLLGVSRKRMIGALSAEEDADARLAGSIALAVKGMEAGVHLLRVHDVGETVQARNVWRGLRDAALTDFSQFPPL
- a CDS encoding alkaline phosphatase D family protein, with the protein product MRLSLLAATALAAAGFAAAPLLADNHAARSDVPDSVSLSPDQLLAPYYAELRKKVAMPEAGPNPALSPSTTLTRIAFGSCNHQSAPQHMWAQIASANPQLFLMIGDNVYGDNGWDGDAGLESLRASYALQASHPEFAGFRAKHPMMATWDDHDFGLNDAGGSFPMRRWAEELFESFWGSSDAVRARPGIYDSTITGPEGKRVQVILLDTRFFRSDLKRMAWTKDRPPLGGYLPDDSAGKTVLGADQWAWLAAELAKPADVRIVVSSTQVITQAHQFEGWTNFPAERTRLLDMLAGREASGLVILSGDRHAAGIYKTEHKGETMWELTSSSLNLTFGSDTERSTAREPDPTRISPFFPIENYGLIDIDWKGKGLTMTLKGNTSATLAEQRFSW
- a CDS encoding SDR family NAD(P)-dependent oxidoreductase, with the translated sequence MTQIQDFAGRSALVTGAASGIGAACARALAARGAAKLILVDVDGAGLDALELPGCEVHRVVGSVAEEALWVGLDPLLTGLDHAVVNAGIGSGGPIASISFAEWRRVMAVNLDGAFLTLAAALRAMAARGGSAVVVSSTTGLKPVPGIGPYGVAKAAVAHMARIAAAESAKHGIRVNAIAPGGVDTAIWDGGEDFRASVERIGREATLKAMSKTTPLGRFATSDEMADSILYLLSDASSNITGHVMVSDGGFTL
- a CDS encoding sigma-54-dependent transcriptional regulator, which codes for MDCHPDAHADARIVLLIDDEPAQSRLITAIAAREGWRTIVATDADTAIAVLGTREGMQLSAILLDQWVPGDDACTLIAELKARRPALPILMLTTSASPLLAVEAMRAGASDYLVKPVSPDRLMDALRAATTRQTERDELAPLTEKMSASLDFDAMIGTAPPFRAALAQAAKAARGHGHVLIEGESGTGKEMLMRAMHSASPRAKEPLRIINLASIPTGSIDSVLFGHEPGSFPGAFDRQIGAFQHCDGGTLVLDEIDRLTPALQQRLIDALTSGIIRPVGATYGFRVDVRLLVTSNVGLDRMVEAGQFDADLASRLSATRIVLPPLRERTGDIPALTRHFLARIGEQPGLNHLSISESALGLLAAYDWPGNVRQLQSVLFRAAVYCEGNTLTEESFPQLSEMLGEQSGASHANTHEGVGIMLYTPDGNLRPLEEIEADVIRLAIGHYRGRMTEVARRLGIGRSTLYRKLSDLGIDNAA
- a CDS encoding NAD(P) transhydrogenase subunit alpha, translating into MKIAILKERASGETRVAATPETVKKFAALGLEVAVEKGAGETASVEDAAYAEAGASLGTAAATVKDADIVLGIQAPDVKLLKGAKPGAWVAALFDPFTKRDVVDAYAAAGLEALSMEFMPRITRAQSMDVLSSQSNLAGYKAVLAAADAYGRAFPMMMTAAGTVQAARAFIMGVGVAGLQAIATARRLGAQVSATDVRSATKEQIQSLGAKPIFVENVAGIEGEGSGGYATEMSEEYQKAQAELVSAHIAKQDIVITTALIPGRAAPRLITDAQIATMKPGSVIFDLAVAQGGNVEGSKADEVVIKHGVKIIGYSNTPAALPADASALFARNHYNFLSAFWDKEQGKPVLDEEIGNAIRLTQGGKVVNERLLG
- a CDS encoding NAD(P) transhydrogenase subunit alpha, which encodes MDFISILSIFVLACFVGYYVVWSVTPALHTPLMAVTNAISSVIIVGALIASAEAASPIAKYLGLFGVVLASINIFGGFAVTERMLAMYKKKEK